The nucleotide window CCTCGAGGAAGACAGGAGGAACAAGAATGGTGAGAATGAACCAAACCTTTTCGATTACCTCTCAAACGATCCAAGCTCACCATTCCTCGATGAAGCAGTCATGCACACCGTTCCCAAACTCGACCGCACTCTGACGGATGTTTATGCCGATGAGCTCTACAACCCAGACTTCACCCTCACAAACACATCGGCATCTCAGCTCCCAGTATCACCAACAAACGACTTGTTTGTACAGCGGATCCAGGCTGCCAACAACCAGCACTTGACAGCAACAGTCAACTCACCGGCCTCAACGACACCACGGGATCGATCACCATTCCGCCACGGCTCACCGCACGCGCCCTTGCCAGTGCATGATTTCTCATCCATGGGAGCTTCGCAAGCTCGCTTCGGGTCGGCTCAGCAGATGCGTGAGCAGAGCAAGGCGCTTCAGGACGCCCGTGTTATGCAGCAACAACTGTCTCGCGCTGCGAGtgccaccacaccaccaactaCCATCTCACCCAAGGACGCCATGCTTGAGTTCCACGAGTCGGATGGGGACAACAACTTCCCACTGTTCCCACCACAGTCGAGCACCTTCAACGTggatgccatcaccaaggccACCAGTGCCCCCAGCCAGCCGGCGTTCAACGGGCTTTCTTTGGATACCACGGCCATGTTCAACAACTACCTAGCCTCTGGCCTTCCCAACAACATTCAGGTGCCGCAGCAATACCCATTCATCGCACGCCCACAGCCACGACAAGAGAGCGCTGTGCCATCGCTAAGCAATGCCTCGCTCAACACATCAAGAGTCAGCTCTGTCGATACCGGTCTGGACTCTGTCAACAGCCCACCAAAGCGACCTGCGGATGTCTCTGCCGACGGAGGCACGTACACCTGCACATACCATGGCTGCACTATGCGCTTCGAAACCCCAGCGCTTCTGCAAAAGCACAAGAGGGAGGGACATCGCCAGGCACATGGCCTCAACGGTAGCAGGCAGCCAGGTGGCATGACGTCCAGTCTCATGTCGCAGGCTGGGCCTCACCGCTGCGATCGTATCAACCCCAGCACTGGAAAGCCCTGCAACACTGTCTTCTCGAGACCCTACGACCTTACCAGGCACGAAGACACGATTCACAACGCACGCAAGCAAAAGGTTCGCTGCAACCTGTGCACTGATGAGAAGACGTTTAGCCGCGCTGATGCCCTTACTCGACATTACCGCGTGTGCCACCCCGATGTTGAGTTTCCCGGCAAGCAACGTCGTCGGGCTCACGCCAGCGGGTGAATGTCAACCGTCGCTGCATCACCACAGCGCTGCGATACGGCCCGACAGCTTGGCGAGATCTGAATCATGCTGCCTTAGACGACCACACAACAAGACATCAATCAGCATCATCTATCGATTTTGGTACCAGCCTCGCGCTGCCGATCTGGTTGGCATGGTGTGGAATGACACAATTCACAAGAGAGCGATGCGCCAACCAACAGGCTTGAATCGGCTTACGGAGCATCCAAGGCTGTTGCATCGTTCGGGCGTGTGTAGTGGTGTCGATTGCATCGCAAATGACGTCGATTGACGCGAGCTGGCTCTGCCGCGGGGTTCCTTGTGCATCATCAAGCGCCAATTGTCGGCTGTCATTGGTTGGAAGGCCCTCAGGTGCGACCCCGCAAGAATTCAGGGTCTAAACCACGCCGCTCCATGGCGTTGTCCCTGCAGGGTCCAACAGGGAACCCCGGCTATTTCTGGGCTGTCTTTGACTGTCTTTGACAGATTAGCTGGACCCTAACTTTTTTTTGGCTGCCATCGGCGCCCAACTCGAGCCCTTTTCGCTTCGCCAGGTTCACCTGTCATATGACgtcatccccaccctcgaCACCACTCCGGAATGTCTCGATTTCGGGTTTGGGAGTTGGTTCCCCGTCATCGAATGGGATCAGCGACCGTTTTCCTTTTTTGGTGTTCAATCTTGGGTTTCTCGACCTTTTTCGGTTCCCTACCTCGAACTTGTATGATGTATTGGTGGCTTTCTTTGCGGAGCAAAGCAACGCTTTTACCCGATTTCCCGCCATCTTCGATGACGATGTCGCTTTTTCAGTTCCCAACATGGAGagcggtttttttttttttcactaCTGTGTCCTAGAGCCCGGCAAGCGTGTGGGACTGCGACACTTGTAGCAACAAAGTCTATGATGACAATGACGGCATTCCCACGGGCGCTTGATATAAAACGGTTTTGGGATTATGATCGCATGGGGTTTTTTTTACGATTTTTTACGATGGGAATTCTAGCGTGTATTATGAAATCCTGGGTGGCATcaagaaagggaaagggataTGATAGATCTGCTTTCAAAGCGCGGGCTAGCAAAGGAGTGCATGGCTAGcgattttgtttttggattTTCTCACAACGCATCCCCGCTATCAGTGCTGGGTTTTGTATCATTTCtctttatttctttcttggTTACTAGAAATGGCGGGTTTCTTTTCTATAGACCCAAGCATCCCCTCgatggggagaggtttgGCGGGCGAGGTGTTGATTTCACTGGGTTTCAAATGGGTTCATAttttgggggatgggaaaaaGGAGAATGATTACTACTACTACAATGAAAAAGGTGTACAGTCGAACGTTGTAcgatggatgggtgggggggatgattAGTATATTGATGGGAAAAAGTAGATAGCATGATTCTGAACAATAGTATTTAATACCCCTAACTGCAAATATACGATACATGAGCATTTTGGTGATCTGTTTGACAGCATTTAAAGGCTTGCGTGTTGACGGGTAGGTTATGCTGGCCAGGCTGGCTTGTGGTTAGATGGAAAGTGGGGGAAATGGGGTGACATCAGGAGAGGTTTTTCCAAGCTCACGATGCCAGGGAGCACGGGAGCTTTTCAAAGCGGGGTTGTGATGacggcaccctcctcccgaTTTGGGCAGTTTCTCACCCCCGTCGGGCGTCTCGTGGTAGGTCTATGACAAAAGTACTGATAAGGCACTCTAAAAAAGTGAGAAAAAATGGAAACGAACAaatgaggtgggtggtgatcgAGGTTGGTTTTGGGTTAGTTTCGAGAACTGTTCGGGTATGAGTCCCGCCCTTGAGCGGACGGACAAGACCCTGACGTTTTGTGTGATGGGTATGCAAAGTTATTCATCCCCCTGGGCCACTGACGTCTGAGAGGGACCCTGAGGTTCCGAGATCAAAGGAATGAGAGACGGGATAGCGTGCACTGACGTAAGGGGAGAGGTATTGTGAGAGTGGGAGGATATAGGGAGATTGTCGTGATCAGCGCCGGTTCTTAGGAACATTGCGAGAAGGTAAAAGTGAAGGAGGGAATGGTCCGGGATTTCGGGGGGTCGGAAGGTGTGGGTTAGTGACGTTGTGGTATCTCCGAAGatctctccatctcttggGAGAATAACTATGATGATAGGTATAGGATAGGGGAGTGACGCTGTAGAGTGGAATGAATGCACGACATATGAGGTATGGCGGGCGGGGTCGGTCCCTTTACCGGTTCTAGATGCCCCCCCAAAATGTACCTAGCTTCAACAGATGTAACCTGGGATTGTATGTATCTGGTACTTTTGAGCaacaatgatgatgatgccctcACTTACACTAACAGACATCTCCACAATGGGtcttgggtgatgatgtctgcATTCACGAGAATCCAAATTCAGTAGAATCGGAGGTTCATTCTCCCCAAACAACTTGCAACGAAATGCTCCAACCATTcatcacaacccccacccatcttgttgctgtgcaaacccaaccaaacccccccccctcccgcgcGCGATCCGTGATATCAGCCCAGGGCAGCAGCGAATCGAgacctcaccaaccccaccttaCACTATCATCAGTAGTAAACCATCCCTCCCAGCAATAACTGCAAAGCCTCTCATCCCGAACCCGAGAAATCCTCATGTTGCATTTCCTTTGTTGACAAATTAACCCAAAATCATTCCCAATAAATTCCGCGGTTATCCGTGCCCTTCCACACCTCAATAATAACGAGGCTTAGGCCACCGCGCCAAGACATGTCAATTCATCGTTTTGAACAAACCTCAACCCGCATTAGAATATTGAAAGAGATGCAGATTGCAGCTGTTGACCAGTTGTCAAGTCAGGCCATGATGGCCTGCCCTATCACGAAAGCCGGTGTCAAGCCCGAGAGGGTTATGTGGGGAAGAAATATGGAATGGTGAGGTTACATTCTCTAGCATCAACAAACAGACCACCATCTTTAACTTCGTCCAGCTTGTCCAATAATCCAACCTAATTATGGGACCTCCAAGTTTGggtcaaccaccacaccggGCCTggaaccaacaacactgccCCAGCATCACCAGTAATTCCTATGCGTGTTGAGGAAGCGAGCCATCACCTGACACACATCACCTGCTGCCTGCCCCATTAAAGAAACTCTCGTAAATTGTAGCTAACTTTTCTGTCTTTCTGACACATAACCAAAAACACGACATGGGGCCCGTTACTCGCTTTTTTCTTACTCGATTTTTGACACAGCCCAGCCCAGACCCCAACAAGAATAGAAACCCAGCCCGGCCATAGACACACTCGTCGAGTTGATCAACAGAGCCTCTATTCTTCCTCGTCCATACATGACTCACTCCGAGTCCCCCATCACAGCAGCCCTAGCATCGGCGTACAAGGGGGTGACTCCTGTCCAGAGTTGGAACTAGTGTGCATGTTAGCAATTGTGATGGTGTCAGAAGCAAAATAAAAACATACTTGATACCAACCCTGAGCAGCCAGCACCTCCAGCCCGGGAATCGTCTTCCACCCCGCATCCTCCGCCAGCTGCATCAGTGGCGTGTGGCGAGGCGTGTAAGCCATTTCCAGCAGCACCCGCGGCTCCTTCTCCGGCTTGGCAGGGTGCCTCAGCGAAGCAACCAGCACCTCGCGCATGCTCTGGTCAATGGGCTTATCGGCGGGGATGCTACTAATAACTACCGTCGGGAGGGCATCCGTCGCCGCTTTGACCTCCTCAGGCGTGGACAAGGTCTGGATGTTGTAGTCCTCAGGGAAGGAGTCGGCAATCGCCTTGACGCGATCCGGGCTGCGGGCGACAATGTGGATGGGCGAGTATCCAAGGTCGTGGAGGGCGTAGACGGCGGCGCGAGTAGTGCCGCCTGATCCGACCACCATGCCGGCGCCCGGGTTGGTCTTGGTGCGAGGGGCGATACCGGCTTGCCGGAGAGAAAAGACCATGCCCATCCAGTCGGTGTTATCTCCGCGGAGAATGGTCTTGTCACTGCCCTCtggggagacgggggtgaCGGTGTTCACGGCTCCTATGGCGGTTGCGGCGTCTGATACCTCGTCCAGTAAAGGAATGATGTCGAGCTTGAGCGGGATGGTGACAGAGGCACCGCCAAAGTCGGCAGACCGGATGATGTCCTTGACATCAGCAGCGACGTCTGTCTCGAACAGTGAGTACTGATGAGGAAGGCCGGTCTGGGCAAACAGTCCATTGTGCAGCGCAGGAGAGcgcgaggatgagatgggcTTTCCAAACAGATAGAAAGACTTTGGCTCAAGCTCGCCAACAAGAGACAATGCTTGCCTGATCTCTGCTGCCGAGAGCTGTCCAGGTGCCGCTTTAGATGGCAGAGCTGGGTGAGAGACCGGAGTCAAGAATCCGTTGAGCACCCTACTAAGCTTGCCCGCGGTACCCATGTTCAAAGcgatgatgggcttcttgTGCGCCTCCAGCATCTTCATCTTGAAGTTTGTCAGGTCGAAGTTGTCAGAAACCTCGCGGGCCATACCCACAAGCTTGATGACATCTCCGTACTGCAGAGCCTTGTTGTAGAAAGGAATCCACCCGCCATTCTTCCAAGACAGCTTGTTCTCGGGGTCATGGTGAGACGCGATGATGTGGGTGAAGCCCTTTGTCTCGGTCACAGTCTGGAGGACATCCTCTGGCATGGTCATCTCTAAGTCGAGATACTCAACTCCTGTCCGAAGACCGATCTGGTAGAGCTCAAGCGCATGCTTGTAGTCACCATCGGGGAACTTACCCCCTTGGCTGATTGTACGGACTGTGTAGACGATAGGAAGCTTTGCAGCAGACCGAAGAAGCGCGACTTGAGTTGCCACAAACTCTGGATTCAAGCTCTGCAGCAAGTCCACACGCAGCTCCACAGCATCGGACCCGACAACCACcttggggatgatgtcgagggCCTTTGCCACATTAGGGACGGTCAGAGAGACAAAAAAGCtgtgcttcttggccaagACATCCTCAAAGTGAGTAGAGCTGCCGCTGATGACTGACAAGAAGCGGCTAAAGTCTTCGGGCGCCTCTTCAGAGCCATTGTGATGCGGGCTGTGGTACTGGAAGTTGCTGACCTCCTCGAACCATGGCTTGCGACGGTAGTAGACTTCACGGATGTTTTCCGAGTAGGCAGGGCGAGTCTTATCTCTCATCAAGTACTCCACAACCTGGTCAGTGTCCCGGTGAACCAGGAGAACAGAGCCGCCATTCTTTTGGTAGGAAATGAGCAGCTTGCGTGCCGCCTCTGTCTCAACGAGACCACCGCCACAAGAGAAGACGTGGCCCTTGGAGTTGTTCTTGATCACATCTTCAAGGAGCTCCAGCTCAGCCTTTCTGaacccttcccatcctcgcTCGCTGCGAATGATTTCTGGGATCGTagccttttctctcttttcgAGCTCCACGTCAAGATCGATCAATGGCCTCTTCAAGATATCCGACATCCAGCGGCCGGCAGTAGACTTGCCAGCACCACGCATCCCAACGATAAAGATGGACCGGTCAGTGCTGGGACGAGAAGACTTGGCAGTGCACTTTTTCGTAGggtcttcttcgccctcgaGATGGACGTTGAACTTTTGAGATAGAATGTCCCACCAACCTGGCCAGGTCTTGGCAGTGCACTCACGCTCCAAGATGAGAACCTTGTGGGGAGCCAGGACGGAGAGAACACTGAAGCTCATGGCAACGCGATGGTCGTCATAGCAGTAGATGGGCTCGGGGTTCGCCAGCTCCTTGTAAGGCTTGCCGGTGACCTCAATACCATCTTCGAGCTCGGAGCAGTGCACGCCGAACTTTGCCAGCTCGTCCTTCATGGCCTTGATGCGGTTGCACTCCTTCACTCTTTGGTTGGCAATGCCAGTAATCTGTGTGGTTCCtgaagcaacagcagcaaggacAGAGGCTGTCAGGAAGGCATCTGTCATAGGTTCCATGTCTACGTGAGGAATGGCCTTGAGGGCTCCCACAGGGGGACCGGTGacagtggtggaggtgtcgGTCTGCTCGACCGTGCAGCCCATGGGGCGGAGGACGTCGACGGCAAAGCGAGCATCTCCCTGGAGCGATGTGCAGCCaatgttggggatggtgcaGGTCGTGCCAGTAATggcagccacagccaagGGATACGTGGCCGAGCTAGCGTCGCTTTCCACGACGTACTCTTCGGGGTTCTTGTAAGAACCCTGGGGGATATGGTAGGTGTTGGGGTCCTCAGCATCGCGCTCAACCTTGACACCAAAGGAAGCCATCATGGCAATGGTCATGTCGATGTAGAACTGAGAGATGGGCTTGCCTCCAACCAGCTTGAGCACCACTGGCTGACGGGCGTAGGGAGCCGCCATCAGGATTGAAGAGACATACTGCGACGAGATGGTGGCAGCCAGCTCAATCACACCACCAGCGAAACCGCTAACAGCGTCCACCTGAACTGGCAAGCTGTTTTCCTTCTCCAGGTACTTGACAGCCACACCGTTGGACCGAAGGGCATCGACAAGCGGGCCGATTGGTCTGACCTTCATTCTAGCATTGCCAGTGAGGACAGTGGATGCGGTGGTGTCGGTGGGCGAGCAGAGGGCCACAACAGATGTGAGGAAGCGAGAGGCGGTGCCCGCATTGCCGAGATACAAAGGCTCGTTGCTGGCCAGCagctttcctcctctgcccttGACGACAAGGACCTCACCTGCCTCTTCCCACGTGTAAGTGGCACCTTGGAGCTGAGCAATGGCAGTCAACATGTAGTGCGTGTCATCGGAGTGGAGCAGACCCTTGATACGAGTTGTTCCCTCGCCCATAGCCGCGAGCACAAGAGCGCGGTTGGAGATACTCTTGGATCCTGGGGGAGTGACACTAACATTGAGACCCTTTGGCACGCCGGGAGTCACCCGGACGGATGGAGAGAGGACGATGCGAATAGCCCGATCCTCCACCACGGTAGCCTTGGGCTCGTACGTCTTGCCGATGGCCGACAGGAGCACGACCTTCTTTTTGCGGCCGTCATTCTTCTTGTCGACACCCATCTTTTGCAAGAGAACATCGACAGGGCACTCCTTTCCAGCTGTCAGCTTGACGATGCGCTTGTCGTGAAGAGAGGTGGGCAACTCGTAGCTGGCGATGCACTTTGTCAAACGAGCGACAGCACCGGGAGGAAGGACACCAAGGAAACGGGcgagctcggcctccttgaccATTCCGATGGCGACGCACTCGCCATGCAACACCTGGGGAGTCAGGATAGCTTCATAGGCATGACCAATGGAGTGGCCAAAGTTGAGCAGGTTGCGTAACCCACCCTCTCTTTCATCAGCCGACACAACCTCGGCCTTGACACCGGCTGAGCCCAGAACAATGCGCTTCAAGATGTCACGAATAGGAGCCAAGCGAGCACCAGTTCCCGTGGGCTTGGAACGAATAGCTTCGAGAATGGCAGGGGCATTGTCTTCGAGGGCGGTGAACTCGGTCTCGTTCCAGATGGCAGCAGTCTTGATGACCTCGGCCATGCCATTGATGAACTCACGCACAGGGAGAGTCTCGAGGAAGGCAAGATCAATGTAGATGCGGCGTGGTTGCCAGAAGGCACCAACCAAGTTCTTCCCCATGGGGGTGTCAATGGCCGTCTTGCCGCCGATGGACGAGTCGACCATGGCGAGCAGTGTCGTAGGGACCTGCACGAAACGTACACCACGCATGAAGGTGGCTGCCACGTATCCGATCATATCTCCAATAACGCCGCCACCAAGTGCAATAATGACGGTGTCACGGGTGCATTGGTGGGAGAGCATCCAGTCCTCGATCTCGGCCTTGGTCTCGCGGCCCTTGGAGTACTCGCCGGGAGGGATGGTGTAGGTGAGGAGGCGGGCATCTTGACCAGC belongs to Podospora bellae-mahoneyi strain CBS 112042 chromosome 6, whole genome shotgun sequence and includes:
- a CDS encoding hypothetical protein (EggNog:ENOG503NUHM; COG:S) — translated: MLQTPNRTTTFPHQQQQLNIFTQHLQPGPYDRMRHTATPLHADVNNSAHDIDLDSELNYQSLSSSPVSTQSLLSQYSGVGSSPLSTFDSIPTPTLGGLRGDLEGSLFEYSPQSNQATLAESSASLFPNLGLMQTDTWMPNGLTPRSVGRLSHHRESSLSSLGSNGPASPYSHNTTNPQIAVTDSLGEYHGLPSQEDFNYQLAPTKPFPGVTHDNFYANLGTYASAGPTAINYPQVATAPKRRDDRGLLQPSENPIGSNRSQPVSVASSINSDSPATPAGDLEEDRRNKNAVMHTVPKLDRTLTDVYADELYNPDFTLTNTSASQLPVSPTNDLFVQRIQAANNQHLTATVNSPASTTPRDRSPFRHGSPHAPLPVHDFSSMGASQARFGSAQQMREQSKALQDARVMQQQLSRAASATTPPTTISPKDAMLEFHESDGDNNFPLFPPQSSTFNVDAITKATSAPSQPAFNGLSLDTTAMFNNYLASGLPNNIQVPQQYPFIARPQPRQESAVPSLSNASLNTSRVSSVDTGLDSVNSPPKRPADVSADGGTYTCTYHGCTMRFETPALLQKHKREGHRQAHGLNGSRQPGGMTSSLMSQAGPHRCDRINPSTGKPCNTVFSRPYDLTRHEDTIHNARKQKVRCNLCTDEKTFSRADALTRHYRVCHPDVEFPGKQRRRAHASG
- the ARO1 gene encoding 3-dehydroquinate dehydratase (3-dehydroquinase) (EggNog:ENOG503NTWM; COG:E); the protein is MTSSTGSGPTRISILGKDDIIVDHGIWLDFVTHDLLQNIPSSTYVLITDTNLHDTYVPAFQEVFEKTAGQDARLLTYTIPPGEYSKGRETKAEIEDWMLSHQCTRDTVIIALGGGVIGDMIGYVAATFMRGVRFVQVPTTLLAMVDSSIGGKTAIDTPMGKNLVGAFWQPRRIYIDLAFLETLPVREFINGMAEVIKTAAIWNETEFTALEDNAPAILEAIRSKPTGTGARLAPIRDILKRIVLGSAGVKAEVVSADEREGGLRNLLNFGHSIGHAYEAILTPQVLHGECVAIGMVKEAELARFLGVLPPGAVARLTKCIASYELPTSLHDKRIVKLTAGKECPVDVLLQKMGVDKKNDGRKKKVVLLSAIGKTYEPKATVVEDRAIRIVLSPSVRVTPGVPKGLNVSVTPPGSKSISNRALVLAAMGEGTTRIKGLLHSDDTHYMLTAIAQLQGATYTWEEAGEVLVVKGRGGKLLASNEPLYLGNAGTASRFLTSVVALCSPTDTTASTVLTGNARMKVRPIGPLVDALRSNGVAVKYLEKENSLPVQVDAVSGFAGGVIELAATISSQYVSSILMAAPYARQPVVLKLVGGKPISQFYIDMTIAMMASFGVKVERDAEDPNTYHIPQGSYKNPEEYVVESDASSATYPLAVAAITGTTCTIPNIGCTSLQGDARFAVDVLRPMGCTVEQTDTSTTVTGPPVGALKAIPHVDMEPMTDAFLTASVLAAVASGTTQITGIANQRVKECNRIKAMKDELAKFGVHCSELEDGIEVTGKPYKELANPEPIYCYDDHRVAMSFSVLSVLAPHKVLILERECTAKTWPGWWDILSQKFNVHLEGEEDPTKKCTAKSSRPSTDRSIFIVGMRGAGKSTAGRWMSDILKRPLIDLDVELEKREKATIPEIIRSERGWEGFRKAELELLEDVIKNNSKGHVFSCGGGLVETEAARKLLISYQKNGGSVLLVHRDTDQVVEYLMRDKTRPAYSENIREVYYRRKPWFEEVSNFQYHSPHHNGSEEAPEDFSRFLSVISGSSTHFEDVLAKKHSFFVSLTVPNVAKALDIIPKVVVGSDAVELRVDLLQSLNPEFVATQVALLRSAAKLPIVYTVRTISQGGKFPDGDYKHALELYQIGLRTGVEYLDLEMTMPEDVLQTVTETKGFTHIIASHHDPENKLSWKNGGWIPFYNKALQYGDVIKLVGMAREVSDNFDLTNFKMKMLEAHKKPIIALNMGTAGKLSRVLNGFLTPVSHPALPSKAAPGQLSAAEIRQALSLVGELEPKSFYLFGKPISSSRSPALHNGLFAQTGLPHQYSLFETDVAADVKDIIRSADFGGASVTIPLKLDIIPLLDEVSDAATAIGAVNTVTPVSPEGSDKTILRGDNTDWMGMVFSLRQAGIAPRTKTNPGAGMVVGSGGTTRAAVYALHDLGYSPIHIVARSPDRVKAIADSFPEDYNIQTLSTPEEVKAATDALPTVVISSIPADKPIDQSMREVLVASLRHPAKPEKEPRVLLEMAYTPRHTPLMQLAEDAGWKTIPGLEVLAAQGWYQFQLWTGVTPLYADARAAVMGDSE